TCTCTGATAGACTGTTTACTGGCctgtaaattgtaataataaagtGTGTACATGAAGCAACTCATTTTATACGTATTCGCTGTATCCAAATGTAAAATGAACTGGAGCCTAAACTTGATAATATTTAGAATGAATCAGTAAGTGAGTAGTCAGTAGGGCGATGAGGCTCAATTCCTGTAttctactttgttttttttaatttgggttGTTCTATAATAACTCATTTGATTTCatctcattttacttttctattaaatttacGAAAGATTGGATTTTTATAAGAGAATTTGTTAATACGATTAGATGAATTTTCAATGAAAAGAAACGtctttgtacataaaaaaattctattagaattatttttatttttacgaactCGTGAAACCGTATGCTATTTGGTAATGAGAAGTTTTTAGTGTAattctccaacttttttttttctgttagctaTTTAGGCCTCCATCTTAATTTACTTTAATCAACCACCACGAAAGTTTCTTTTTTAGTGATAAATTGATAGCTAATTATTGAAGACAAATCAATTAAGTAAAAATTGTCAAGCAATTTTTGCTATAAAACAATGGCACTTGTATTTTCGAAGTTTATTTCCTCTCAAAGTCAATGTTGCGTTTTATCTTCATTCAACTTCATCTTCTAGCTCTTTGTGGTactcctctcgctctctctctctctctcttcgcttccTCCATCATCCCTCTAAGGATTTTGTAAGACACGTCAAAATCGTGTGAGGAAGCGAGCCAGTGCCAGTGTGTAACAGTAGCACGTGAGGGGGTGCCACCTGCCACCAAGCGCTCACCCGGGAGCAGTGCCAACTTCGCATTCCTTCGCAATGAGTGTCACTGGTGCACGCGTACACACACAGCGCTCACTCACTCACaagtggaaaaacaaacaaatgaagggTTAGCTAATGGGGGCCTCTAAGCGATGAAAGAAGCAACGTATAGGCCGAGGGGTTTAACCGAGAACGGGCTAATACGTCGAGGAGTTAAGGTGATATtccaaagtaaatatatatttaatttttgaaaatatcagGTCATTTCATTGGTGAAGAGGGCAACTGTTTATCACTCTTATAGCAAAAACCTTTGTTTACGTGCTCATAAACACGGAACTGGTACAGCTATACATGTAATATGTGTAttgagaagaaaaatgtaattcatCATAATCTGCTTTCGTAAAGGTTTGATGCTATCATGATTTCAATAAAGCTTCTACATTGCAATTATAAAACCTTTGAACCGAAAAAAACACTTCATTCATACATCAGCTTTAAATATTGTTGGATaccttttcataaaaacaaaacacgaaCAGTTATCTCACATAACTATGATAGATGCCTGCCAGACTAATCATAAACGAGTTCCTTGAATCTCAATGTTAAATGTCCATATCGAAATGGGCATTCCTTCTGAAAGGCCAACGGTAATCTTTATTACTACAAATAAAGTGGCCTGTCTCTGACATGAGCAGCTACACTGCCACACGTATACTTGTTAAGCACTGTGCatggtttttaatttcttttgtcattgtcattattatcataattatgtgaAACTCAGACAATAATCAAGTCATAGTAAATAAGATCACATTTGTAAAATCACTGGCAAggattacaactcattatctgtGAAGACATTGTCTTTTGCTTTTCGaagtttgccctctctctctctctctctctctctctctctctctctctctctctctctctctctctctctctctctctctctctttccttttattttctattaaattacaaactttaaaggaatatttattttttccgtcTCATTTCAATCGATATAGATTGGCGCGTCCGTTCCAGCCTGTGATCTATTTGTGCGTTCATCcatcactacatatatatatatatatatatatatatatatatatatatatatatatatatatatatatatatatatatatatatatatatgatatatgaatatatatatatatatatagtatatatatgtattatatgatggatgaatatatatatatatatatatatatatatatatatatatatatatatatatatataatagagatgGATGAACACAAGTAGATTATAGGCTGGAACGGATACGTCAATCTATATCGATTGAAATAAGACAGAAAAACTAAATATGCCTTTAAGGTTtatgttttaatagaaaataaaaggaaaatagagagagagagagagagagagagagaaattatgtctATCCCTATAAGTTGTTTCGCCGTTTAAGCGCACCCCCACCAAAGGGTTTGGTCTTCTGATTTTTCAATAGGCAGAAGTTGGTAGCTCTGGTgctcatttttagctttctgtaaaaaaaaaaaaactattgagatggctatttgtctgtcagacctcagatattaaaaactactaagactagagggctgcaaattgatatgttgatcatcaaccgtccaatcatcaaacataaaatttcagccctctagcctcagtagtgtttattttatttaaggttatacttggccattatcgtgcttctggcaccactacaggtgccaacaacacaggccaccaccgggccgtggctgaaagtttcatggggagcggctaagagtttcatgggctgtttcatacagcattaaaacttcgacgcattattttacttgttaactGGTAGGACTGGTGGGAAGTGGGCCGGAAGCAATTACATCACAACTTTAGCTTGTTGTACTCTAAACAAGGTGGGACGCGGGGGTCGCCATATACCTACgctaatatatatgcataaaaagcGTTACATAACTATATTTGCGTCCGCTTGTTTACCACCTGTCGACCAGTCTGGGCCGCTGACTGTCACTCGAAAACTCCATGCGAATAAGCTGTAAACTACACAGAAAACAGAGCCCATTGACGCAATCAGCAAAAATCGATCCAGTTGACTTTGGCTATAGTCACCGAACAAGAGAGGAAGTCTcactttaaataacttttttcgtAACAGCAAAATGTTTCAGGAAAAGCATTTGGAAAAAACTTTCACATCAAAAGAATAGCTCTCCGGGAGGGCtgtacttttatttctctctcagcAATTACGTCGTTAGCAGGCATTTTACGTAACCAGTCTCaagaaacgtagagagagagagagagagagagagagagagagagagagagagagagagagagagagagagagagagagagcctgggtGGTGGGGGATGTAAGTTATGGGCTGGGAAAATTTGCGAATGAGTTCCAACAAGTAATACGCGTCTTCTATGACTTCTCGTCCAGGTACAAAATAACATACTAAATAAGGTGCTGAGAGGGGGAGGAGGCACCCCTAGAAAAATAACTGTTGCCAAGATTTTTGTTGTGGTGCTGGGGAGTAGTGGGAGGTAGGGTAATGAGGGTAGAGGAAGCAGGAGAAGGAGGACGAAAGGGTTTTTTTCGGGGGAAGAGATGAGGATGGAGGGTGAGTGTATTGGGGAAGAGTTTGTTTCTAGTCATCACAACAGAGCCAAGACGCATGCGCGGGTCAAGAAGAAAACCCAACCACAGACCCCTTGCTCCTTCAGTCCCACGCGTGAACTGTGCCACAGACCGAGACGAGGAACGTACACTCTTGGTTCAGCTTATGCCACCATCAGTAATCGGTATAGTTTTCTCTAAGTGAAGGTCTAAGCACTGCCTTTCGATCGTCTGGTGCAGTTATAGCATATACTGTCTCTAATTACCGTTAGAATCCGTCAAAGAACTGGAGATTTTCAACCCTCAAGGTGAACGACAGGtagaagcagcagcaacagcatcaACTGAACCACCTGCTGTTAGGAGGTGTGGCGATGAATCTCCCATCTGCGTCCGCATTCGGCGGAAGCATCCTCTAATTTGTCGTCTCATTATTCAGCAGATCTTTGGTTCACTTCAAAATGCCTGAAAATTTGTCGAAGCCAGATGTGGTCCGACTCACCCCAGGACCTGAGAAGGAAAAGTCGTTCAATGTAAGTACCTTCCAGCAATGGGATTCAGCCGTAGATTGTAACTTGCTTTACATCCCACGATTCCAAAGGCAAGACCTAATCTTATTCTTAAAGATTTCGATTCTCACCAGCAAccatacaaaaattaaactttttccgGAGCCGAATTAATTACCAGGAATTAGAAGCTTAATCTTTCCTTTACATAAGCGCTTGTTTATCCGTGGGAAGTGTTCAAAGGTTAGCACtacaccagctctctctctctctctctctctctctctctctctctctctctccgtgagcaAGCACTCATAGCCATTTATGCGTTTTGGTGTCTACGCAGAATTTACTTTGTACGTGTATCAGCACTTTTACACATAAAAACTTCGCGTGTTATGCacatgttatgtatatacacaactaTACAGATGAATGTAATCACGCtgacaaagaagaggaaaattttttcaacatGTTAAAAGGAGCGGGTGCAGGAAAACATATCTACACAAGCAGTTAAATACCGACgtgattttatacacatataacagtacGTGTCTATCTACATGAGCGATTGTCTCTAACGAACTTACGAAGGTATATGCACATACTTAGATGTAATATTCTGCAGTACATaattatttaacataaaaatttccattctttttgcaTAGCTCTACACACACTGGTGCCAGTTTtgatatgattatatgtatatatctttgtaCATTATACTGAAATAAGAAACAACGAATATTCAATGAGCAAGAGCCTATGCTGGCACAGGGCCCAAATAATTCTACTTTGGAATGAATACTTTCCTCGTTTCTGGTGTTTGGGAAAGAAAACAGTTCCATTGTGTGAAGAGTGACATCTTTTTTCTCATTCAGTGGATCAAAATTCTAggcattttccaaaatatttgtgtaaCAGTTGTACGTAATTGCTGATTAAAAATTACACttaatttttaatcaataaatgaaaatattagtcgACTCCTGAGATAAAATTATTTCACTTTAACGTCATAAACGTTATGCGCTCAGAATGCCAAGTTTTCCTTGACACTGCGTAATTGCAGCTAACTTGAACAAGTGTAATTTCTTATCTACGGCAAACTTCGGTATTTGCCAGACCCACAGATAAACTACATTTCCCGTATGTGCGAAGAAACTTGACCTTTCCAAGTAATTTTACTGAGTCGCTAAATAAAACTGTTACCTTCATACTCgctctcactttctctttgtcTCCTTGCGATGCTCTACTTCCTAAACATTTGCTGTAGCCTATGTTCTGCTAATAGGTTAAATTATTTTCACCATTCGCTCGAGTCGAAATTATTGAAAAGATTCTTAGCTGTTGTGAAATTTATTATTGTctcatattattaaatataatacatgAACATCATTATTCACTTATATTCGTTGATACTATTATAACCAATTTACTGTTTTCTTATGAGGGTTAATTATATAAGATGATATATATCACACACCTGTGTTGGTTGATGCTATTAAATGTGTTAATTTCATGCTTCTTCTTCCAACAGGTGGGAGCAGAATGCAACTGTCTAGTAGAGGAATCACCCCAAGCTGCTGATAAACCCAGAAACCGACCAGGCGGACGTACTAACCAGGTCTCGGCTATTGAGAGTTGGTTGTATCTTTCGGGAGCAAGAGCTGTCAAGCCATCAAGACTGAAAGAACTGGGCATCACCTGCGTCGTCGACTGCACTATCGAGCTGCCTAACTTGCCTTTGGACGGCATCGAGCTGGTGAAGGTCTTAGTATCTGACTCCCCGAGCTCAGCCCTGAATGACCACTTCGACACCGTCGCTGATAAAATCGAGGAGGTCAGAAGTCGCAGGGGGCGAGTCTTGGTCCACTGCATCGCTGGGGTGAGTCGCTCCCCTGCTCTGGTGCTGGCATACCTCATCAAGCACCGAGGCATGAGTCTTCGACAGGCATTCCTCCACGTCAGGAGTGTCAGGCCCAACGTGCGACCTAACGCGGGATTCTTCTCGCAGCTCATCGAGTTCGAGAGACGCGCCAGAGGGAGCCCGAGCGTGACCCTCGTGCACGACGCCGCCCTTGGTCTCACCATTCCGGACGTGTGCGAAGACGAACTGAAAATCCTGAAGGACACGAGGTGGGCGAGACTCATTCACGAAAGAAGGAACTTCGAGAGACTCTATGCCTGAGGGAGCcattcctctcctctccctttcctgcgCGTCTCACCCTTTCCTGCTCTCCTTAACTCTTAGGGTTGACCATTATATTCTGATCTCAGTATCTTTAATGTCTTCGTTACTTTCTCTTATGTCAGGGACATAATGAGATGTCTGGTTGATCCAGCAGTGTTTTCTAGGTTAGGCACGACCAAGAAACCTTACTAGAAGCATTTCCTGCTCTTTAGGACTATTTCTCATATTATTTGTTAGGAAATTTTTCTAGAGCATCTCTGTAGGAAAGATTTTACTTTACTAACTCCggaatttccatatatatatatatatatatatatatatatatatatatatatatatatatatatatatatatatatatatatatatgttaatctaCACCTCTGTTACATGCCTCTACcacaaagagaaaaggaatagaGAAATCTTGAATGCTCGACAGCCATCTATGGAAAGTTTTACAACAAGGCTAGATAAAACATTGTGTATATTATAAAACATCTTTTACATTTTGTGTATAAAGCAATTAATAAACAAGCAAAGTTCTGAGGTACTTGAATGAATATAATGCagatgaaattttcgttttataattatatactaatCTCGGTAAATCTCAGTCATGAATGTAATTAACCAATAAGTGAATATAGTAATTAGTCGTAATAGATATTAAGACTGTGTACTTTTATGCTGTATTTGTTAGTATCGTGTTTTATGTCTTTGTCCGGACAAAGACATTATTTCATCATGTCTATaacttttaagtttaaattttatgttcccCATCATCATTACTCATTGCAAGTCAGTCACGTTAATCACTGCAAGTCAGTCATGGAATGTCATTTACTGTGTGCTGTCAACATATTATTGTTATCTAATacgtttgttttcctttcatagAGTCATGATTGTTCACTGTCTTTGGTGTACGTATGCGCGCGCGcttgagtgagtgtgtgtgtgtatgtgtgagtgtgtatacttACCTGTTTGATTTTTGTGTGCGTGAGtgtttaagtatttctttgtgaATTTCCCAGAAGATTCATGTGCGTGAGTCCCTGGGCGTCTGTCTTTCATTAGCGTTTCTTTCCACGTTTTGATGGAATAGGTTTCACTTACAGAGTAATTGTGTATTCCTGAAATGATAGCGTGCCTTCCGTCCTCCAACAAGAAAGGTTAAACAATTCTTGAGGCGTTGCAATGACCGCCCTAGAATTCAGACGCCTTGATTCCCTACTGTAATTTCGCATATGATCCATATAACTACGAAATAATTCTGAGTTCCATCCCACAGCCACCCTGACACCCTTATCTTGCCAGGCCTGCTTTCTGTAATGTAATGatcatgacttttttttgtgtgtgtgtatttctgttacAATACTTTGCAATGCACCAAAAAATGCAAGTGATTTTCTCCGTGCATTTAAGAACTAACGCCCATTCCTATTTTTCTGTTCACTTTCATTACTCTCTGTGTCTTCATCGTGCATTTACGCTGGCTGTTCTGTTCGAGAGGAGTCTTTGTCATTTCTGTTCCAATGCACAAGTCATTTTACCGCACTGTGTTCGATAGGCTAGGTCACGAAACAAGATAATGAGATGATGAGTCATTCGCTGGTCGTTGACGTtaaattgtattgtatttttgtatgaacatatatatatgagtagaaaTATAAtgccattatataaaaaaaggtatcTCCTTATCCTTCCATTCAATGgactgtaattcatatttcgGAAAATTGGAtgtaaaagtggaaaatgaagaaaatcatgaATGATAAGCAAGTAAAACACTTGATTCTGTGAAACTATATACTAGGTCTTTCTTGAAGAGGagacaatattaataaaatgtggaaaacgGTGATCCATAAATACCTAAATACATGATTAAAGTCTgccagaggaagaaaagaaacaagtaaaaaatcctccgaagtgtcttcggcgcaatcgagttttctttacaacgtatattgctgtatgaaactctcagcaacggtccataaaactctcagccgcggactATGAAACTGAATGTCGGTGCTTCCCTCGGATGCATCAAAGCACAGGCACTTATGTCTTAACTTTCATGAACACATTCACAAAGaagcaaatgtttatatatacttctctcagatacataatatatacgctgtaaaatttgtatttctcTTGGGTGTATCAATACACATGCTTTAAAGTTTGTCCTTCTTTTGGGTACATTAATATGCACGCACGCTGTAAAGTTAGTCCTTTTTGTACATCGAAAAAGTACGAAATACCACAAGATATTATATCTGTACATCCCTCCGTTACACCAAACTTGAactcaggggcgtcatttagggggttTAGGGGGTGCTGGGCGGGCAActgcccccaagactcaagttgcccccaaGCCTTAACttgccccctcaccccaccaagccccaagaagtaacagcagcaggTTTGCCACTATTCCtactgaaattcaaatgtgtcatcacattaagttatatctgtctatttatctatctattttatgtgcttcaaaaagcacataaaatagctcaatataaaaaaaaatccaggtgattaggctcgcctcgctcgccaaaccgccttccccaccctcctcccacacacacacaaatcaaataTCTGGAATGACGCCCCTGCTTGCACCAAAAAAGTCAGGGTTCCATTTAACATCGTCGAAACACACTTGAACCCTAGATAGGTAACCTGGGGTTTCTTCAAGTCTGCCAATAGACTTTTGTCAATGAATGTGTGGGAAGTTATGCTCCTAAGAGCTATGGGGATATGGGCCCCTAAAGTGCACTTTCGCGAGGAAACGACCTCTTACTGTCAAAATATAGTGAATGTTTACAATGACGACATAATTTCATTTGTGGCCACATAATCTTTTTTGTAATACAGAAACTGAAACTTACTACTGGTTACGGAGTcagaatctccggccggccaatgaagaattagagaattttatttctggtgatagaaattcatttcttgctataatgtggttcggattccacaataaactgtaggtcccgttgctaggtaaccaattggttcatagccacgtaaaataagtctaatccttcgggccagccctaggagagctgttattcagctcagtggtctggttaaactaaggtatacttaacttttaactgagTCAGAGATGTTGAGGCCCAGCACACTGAATATCTTATAGACGTCTTGTGCTTTCGTtgaatttttatgactaaatattTAGTAACATATTTCGTTCAGCAGGAAAACGAGACACTGGTCAGTTTTCCTCTTCCATGGAATAGTAAATGCAGGAGATTTCAAGTTATACATCATttacaataacaagaaaaattggGTGAACCAGCGTTAATTAGACGTAAATGTATGACGACTCTGGCAGCAGGGTTGATAATGCTCTGGGCAGAAGAACATAAGGCTTGCAACCATAAGGCACAAGGCCACATTGATTAGCGacattttcaaaatcaacatCCCCTCCAACAGTCCGGTAGCTGCCTCTATCTCTGAGAGGCCCAAGAAACTCTTATTGTGTATCAAGAAGGGAAACgaaaagacaaagaagaagtGCTCAGCCGGCAACAGCCCTTTGTGCAACAACCAATCAGCATTTCTTACCATTTTCGGCTTTGTGGTTTACTGCGGAAATCAAATGGTAAACCCCACGGACATATGAGAGTCTATCGTGaggtatgaaaaaatgtatatgcaCATTTGAAGATTCACATTGTAAAAACCTACGGCAGCGTTTGACAACCAACGGACAATGTTCTGccgaaaatggaaaactgcagtatctaaaaaattttcgaaattgagatatgcctcctattgggctcgtgaaacactaatacacaagttaatacagtttcagaatgattcttcaatgatttccacgagtatttagggggtcccatttgcattatctgcaaaatcagtagtaaggcaaaggagtatcgaccatttttctcagttttgtatttttgcagatattgcagtcttccatttaggGCAGTGTTCGCTTATATATCAAAAGCGGATTTATCGATTCCAATTTTTCAGGCCTGctatattaatgataacaacATGCATCATGGCAGAACAAAGCTTTAACgcagaagaataagaataaactaACAAAACGCTGAAAGCGTAATCTCATAAAAGGATCAGAAAACTGGTAGAAAATTACCTTAGTATAAATActagaaagaatgaataaaatctcTTGCTTGCCTCCCACAAAGGACCTGCTGTCATGCACAATTTGGCAGAAGCACAGATTCTTCTTGCTCgccacacatacgcacacacgtacaCCACACATTTGCCCTGAACAATGACAGATGATCATACATACGAAATCATACATTCGTCTGCCAGTTTCACTGGGCATTTAAAATATGGCGAATTTGAGATGAAGTTTACAACTGACAAGATCGCAAAAGCCtgtgaagtaaatatatatatatatatatatatatatatatatatatatatatatatatatatatatatatatatatatagagagagagagagagagagagagagagagagagagagagacttttggccGATATTAGTAACAGGTTTTTTTGCGCATGTGTGCCTACTGACAAGAGGCTATGtgttatgattatataaaaattagaagGAATATGCCAAAAGAATGTTTTGCAATTTACATAACTTTTGTGGCAAGGACATTCAATACATTATGCTGACTTATTATGCTCTTGATTCTACTGTATAGTAAATCAAGTTGTATTCTAAATGATGATTCCTCTCTTGGATGCACATATAGTAAAACATTGTTTTCAGTGCATCCTCTTTTCatgcaactactactactactactactacttctactactactagtactactattaGTACAGATATTATCTATGCCCCTTTTTTAGGGCTGACTTTATACAATTTCTATTGTCTCTTTGCAAGATCTTGCTTAGTATCCCTGACAAAGGTATGCCTTTTCTTCTTAAAATGCgtcttttctatttaattctcTTCAacctcttgttttttctttctcttcttcctcccactccttcttcttcttctagaatCCAACATCTGTTCTCCATCATAAAACTTGCttagaatttacaaaaaaaaaaaaaaaaaattggtcctgGGATTTTAGATGAAGGTTTAGTAGTGCTGACTCAGTCCATACGAAAATCTGGCAAAGAAAAGTTTTGTACTCGTAAGAATCTCGCAAATCTTGTCGCTGTAGCGCCGGTGGCTTGTCATCTTTGCACAGTTTTAAC
This genomic stretch from Macrobrachium rosenbergii isolate ZJJX-2024 chromosome 6, ASM4041242v1, whole genome shotgun sequence harbors:
- the LOC136839442 gene encoding dual specificity protein phosphatase 18-like, which gives rise to MPENLSKPDVVRLTPGPEKEKSFNVGAECNCLVEESPQAADKPRNRPGGRTNQVSAIESWLYLSGARAVKPSRLKELGITCVVDCTIELPNLPLDGIELVKVLVSDSPSSALNDHFDTVADKIEEVRSRRGRVLVHCIAGVSRSPALVLAYLIKHRGMSLRQAFLHVRSVRPNVRPNAGFFSQLIEFERRARGSPSVTLVHDAALGLTIPDVCEDELKILKDTRWARLIHERRNFERLYA